One region of Hydrogenobacter hydrogenophilus genomic DNA includes:
- the rnr gene encoding ribonuclease R, whose translation MAYGHITEEEVLNLLKSSNKAMHFEQIAKHLGLDKEGRKKLKKLLKSLKREGRLFVEKGRYKLTEEDTVVGTVIPYPAGFGFLHIGEGRKDIYIPPFEMTKVFGGDLVKAKVVEFRGKKEVRILKIIKRGKRELVCKIVKGKICYGIPIYDAPHQKILLSQESCKDLKKDTLVVVEIKEYPRERVPAKGVIKEVLGHPQERLLIIDLLIRKYDLPLGYPEEVIKEAQKIRISIKRELKKRKDLRDQVCFTIDPERAKDFDDAVAIEMTPEGHYRLWVHIADVSHFVKEGSHTDKEAFRRGFTFYLPDRALHMLPEKLSADLCSLKPYEDRLAFTCEMVFDKKGNLVSYDIYESVIKSKARLTYEEALKLIVGDPVLEDKYPYLVEPLRLMEDLYRILSRKRWEKGSIDFDLPESEVVVNEFGEPVAVIPYERHIAHKIIEQFMISANETVAMHLQNMGYPCLYRVHEKPDPDKVNNLIEILGGLGYKVKKVSLEPKFFQKIIEDFEGRPEENLVRFLTLRSMKRAYYSPHNVGHFGLASEHYAHFTSPIRRYTDIIVHRLLKKAIKGEDVPYEETVAYLEMAGQHLSKQERLADDVEREAIDLLKARLMKAHIGEVHTGIITGVVPFGFFVELQEYLVEGLVSINTLTEDEYVYDEPAHRLVGVRTGKVYRLGDMVKVRVVKVEEDRGKIELELVEEEG comes from the coding sequence ATGGCATATGGGCACATAACAGAAGAAGAAGTTCTTAATCTGCTCAAAAGCTCTAATAAAGCCATGCACTTTGAACAGATAGCCAAACATTTGGGGCTTGACAAAGAAGGTAGAAAAAAGCTCAAAAAACTGCTCAAGTCCCTAAAAAGAGAGGGGAGGCTATTTGTAGAAAAAGGAAGGTATAAGCTTACGGAGGAAGACACAGTTGTAGGGACTGTGATTCCTTACCCTGCAGGATTTGGCTTCCTCCATATAGGAGAAGGCAGAAAGGACATATACATACCACCCTTTGAAATGACAAAGGTCTTTGGTGGTGACTTGGTAAAGGCTAAAGTGGTGGAGTTTAGAGGTAAAAAGGAAGTGCGCATACTCAAGATTATAAAGAGAGGTAAAAGAGAGCTGGTATGTAAGATAGTAAAAGGTAAAATTTGCTACGGGATACCCATCTATGACGCACCCCACCAAAAGATACTGCTGAGCCAAGAAAGTTGCAAGGACCTAAAGAAGGACACCTTGGTAGTAGTTGAGATAAAGGAGTACCCAAGGGAAAGAGTCCCCGCTAAGGGAGTGATCAAGGAAGTGCTGGGACATCCTCAGGAAAGACTGCTTATCATAGACCTTCTTATTAGAAAGTACGATCTCCCTCTTGGGTATCCAGAAGAAGTTATAAAAGAAGCCCAAAAGATACGCATTAGTATAAAGAGGGAGTTGAAAAAGAGAAAAGACCTAAGGGATCAGGTTTGCTTTACCATAGACCCCGAAAGAGCTAAGGACTTTGACGACGCAGTAGCTATAGAAATGACACCGGAAGGACACTACAGACTGTGGGTGCACATAGCTGATGTATCTCATTTTGTCAAAGAAGGCTCTCACACAGATAAGGAAGCTTTCAGAAGGGGTTTTACCTTTTACCTCCCTGACAGAGCCCTGCACATGCTTCCAGAAAAGCTATCTGCAGACCTGTGTAGTCTAAAACCCTATGAGGACAGGCTTGCTTTCACCTGTGAGATGGTGTTTGATAAAAAGGGGAACTTGGTAAGCTACGACATATACGAGAGCGTCATAAAGAGCAAAGCGCGCCTGACATACGAAGAAGCTCTAAAGCTCATAGTAGGTGATCCGGTGCTTGAAGATAAATACCCTTACCTTGTAGAACCCCTTAGGCTTATGGAAGACCTTTATCGCATACTTTCCAGAAAGCGTTGGGAGAAAGGGAGCATTGACTTTGACCTTCCAGAATCGGAAGTAGTCGTGAATGAGTTTGGAGAACCCGTAGCGGTGATCCCCTACGAGAGGCACATAGCCCATAAGATCATAGAGCAATTTATGATATCTGCCAACGAGACTGTAGCCATGCACTTGCAGAATATGGGATATCCTTGTCTTTACCGAGTACACGAAAAACCAGACCCAGATAAGGTAAACAATCTAATAGAAATACTTGGTGGTCTTGGGTATAAAGTAAAGAAAGTCTCTCTTGAGCCTAAGTTTTTTCAAAAGATCATAGAGGATTTTGAGGGAAGACCAGAAGAAAACTTGGTTAGGTTCTTGACACTCAGAAGCATGAAGAGAGCTTATTATTCACCTCACAATGTGGGGCATTTTGGACTTGCCTCTGAACATTACGCTCACTTTACATCACCTATAAGGAGATACACAGACATAATAGTTCATAGGCTTTTGAAAAAAGCCATAAAAGGTGAGGATGTGCCTTACGAAGAAACGGTAGCATACCTTGAGATGGCTGGACAGCATTTATCCAAACAGGAAAGGCTCGCGGACGATGTAGAAAGAGAAGCCATAGACCTGTTAAAAGCTAGACTCATGAAGGCACATATAGGTGAAGTACATACGGGTATAATAACTGGGGTTGTACCTTTTGGCTTTTTTGTAGAACTGCAAGAGTATCTGGTAGAGGGGCTTGTGAGCATAAACACCCTAACGGAAGATGAATATGTTTACGACGAACCAGCTCACAGGCTTGTGGGTGTAAGGACTGGGAAAGTATACAGGTTGGGTGATATGGTAAAGGTTAGGGTAGTCAAAGTTGAAGAAGACAGAGGTAAGATAGAGCTTGAGCTTGTGGAGGAAGAGGGATGA
- a CDS encoding diguanylate cyclase: protein MDYSSFENLPIVLLVIDEKYRVVYANKKAKELYGMEFYPYVAKIMKQQGLENYQTVYVHTTKEGRENYIYVIASYNKENNTYIEIHIDLSQVLKAFEYVKLSPEIFLTSGPMVFFFLEDAVGWSVKLVSPNVKDLTGYSVEEFVERKLKYTDLIHKEDLDKVVKELKECTEGPLSEQTHEDYRIITKDGKVKWVLDHTVCLKDDKGKVIGYYKYVVDITEKHEKEELFRSLASASPVGIFLRQGKRLIYANEALSEITGYSVEELLSLEDLLSLIHPKDRDKVKKVMIKRDMGKKGVKRYEVRIKRKDGKVVWVQISSETVHYKSAPAGVGVVMDITDRKLTENKLKKLALYDRLTGVYNRYALEEFLKKEVAKARRYKMPLSLLFIDVDNFKQINDTYGHQAGDRVLKQLARLFKNNIRKTDIMGRWGGEEFLLIAHSEPLVVAEKLRRIVEETVFDGKIKITVSIGITTYREGDTIDTILRKADSALYKAKSEGKNRVFYL, encoded by the coding sequence ATGGATTATTCAAGCTTTGAAAACCTTCCTATAGTTCTTTTGGTAATAGACGAAAAATACAGGGTAGTGTACGCAAACAAAAAAGCTAAGGAACTCTATGGCATGGAGTTTTATCCGTATGTAGCAAAGATTATGAAACAGCAGGGGCTGGAGAACTATCAGACAGTGTATGTGCACACTACAAAAGAAGGCAGAGAGAATTATATTTATGTAATTGCAAGCTATAATAAAGAAAACAATACTTACATAGAGATACACATAGATCTATCCCAAGTGCTCAAAGCTTTTGAGTATGTTAAGCTAAGTCCAGAAATTTTCCTTACAAGCGGTCCCATGGTGTTTTTCTTTTTAGAGGACGCTGTTGGATGGTCTGTTAAACTTGTCTCTCCCAATGTGAAAGATCTAACGGGCTACTCTGTGGAAGAGTTTGTAGAAAGAAAGTTAAAGTACACAGACCTTATACACAAAGAGGACCTTGATAAAGTAGTGAAGGAGCTGAAAGAATGCACAGAGGGTCCTCTATCAGAGCAAACTCACGAAGATTACAGGATCATAACTAAGGATGGTAAAGTAAAGTGGGTGCTTGATCATACCGTTTGCCTAAAAGATGATAAAGGGAAAGTAATAGGCTATTACAAGTATGTGGTTGATATCACAGAAAAACACGAGAAAGAAGAACTCTTCCGTTCACTCGCTTCTGCTTCTCCCGTAGGTATTTTTCTAAGGCAGGGAAAAAGGTTAATATACGCAAATGAGGCACTTTCCGAGATAACAGGCTACTCCGTTGAAGAGCTTTTATCCCTTGAGGATCTTCTTTCTCTTATCCATCCAAAGGACAGAGATAAGGTCAAGAAGGTTATGATCAAGAGGGATATGGGTAAAAAAGGAGTTAAAAGGTACGAGGTAAGGATAAAAAGAAAGGATGGGAAGGTTGTATGGGTACAGATAAGCTCAGAAACTGTACACTATAAGTCTGCTCCTGCGGGAGTGGGTGTGGTCATGGATATAACGGATAGAAAGCTCACAGAGAACAAACTTAAAAAGTTAGCCCTTTACGACAGACTTACAGGTGTGTATAACAGATACGCTCTTGAGGAATTTCTTAAGAAGGAAGTTGCCAAGGCACGCAGATACAAAATGCCTTTGAGTCTTCTGTTCATTGATGTGGATAACTTCAAGCAGATAAACGATACTTACGGACACCAAGCTGGAGATAGGGTTCTTAAACAATTAGCAAGGCTTTTCAAAAATAACATAAGAAAAACGGACATAATGGGAAGATGGGGAGGGGAAGAGTTTTTACTAATTGCGCATTCAGAACCATTAGTAGTTGCGGAAAAGCTCAGGAGGATTGTGGAAGAAACGGTTTTTGACGGAAAAATTAAGATAACTGTATCTATAGGAATAACCACATACCGTGAAGGTGATACCATAGACACCATCTTAAGAAAGGCTGATAGCGCTCTTTACAAAGCCAAAAGTGAAGGAAAGAATAGAGTTTTTTACCTTTAG
- the acpS gene encoding holo-ACP synthase, producing the protein MVGIDIVKNERIKKAIERFGDKFLNRIYTQRELGYCTQQKSFCACLSARWACKEAVLKAFYQRFGIVLRFSQIEVLGDRGKPAKVNILRDDIKHLLEGISLYVSISHERDYSVAVAFIL; encoded by the coding sequence GTGGTTGGTATAGACATAGTGAAAAACGAAAGGATCAAGAAGGCTATAGAACGCTTTGGTGATAAATTTTTAAATCGCATATACACACAAAGAGAGCTTGGGTATTGCACACAGCAAAAGTCTTTCTGCGCATGCCTTTCTGCAAGATGGGCTTGCAAAGAAGCTGTTTTGAAAGCTTTTTACCAGAGATTCGGTATAGTGCTAAGATTCTCACAAATAGAAGTGCTCGGAGACAGAGGAAAACCTGCAAAGGTGAACATCCTTAGGGATGACATAAAGCATCTGCTTGAAGGTATAAGCCTGTATGTATCCATATCTCACGAAAGGGACTATTCTGTAGCAGTAGCCTTTATACTGTGA
- a CDS encoding group I truncated hemoglobin → MRKTALSLMLVFGLFGVGSAEMMHKEKTLYQRLGGYDAISAVVKDLAVRLVTDRQLGVYFKGLSNDSKNKLIAHLTNFVCSATGGPCIYTGRDMKTAHEGLGISDSDWNRFVELTKETLNKFKVPPKEQQEFLQAVAPLKGVIVEKK, encoded by the coding sequence ATGAGAAAAACTGCACTTAGCCTTATGTTAGTCTTTGGGCTTTTTGGAGTTGGCTCTGCGGAGATGATGCACAAAGAAAAGACCCTTTATCAGAGACTTGGTGGATACGATGCCATCTCAGCAGTTGTTAAGGACCTTGCAGTGCGTCTTGTGACGGACAGGCAATTAGGCGTATACTTTAAAGGTCTCAGCAACGACAGTAAGAACAAACTGATAGCTCATCTTACTAACTTTGTATGTAGTGCCACAGGAGGACCCTGTATATATACGGGAAGGGACATGAAAACCGCTCACGAAGGGCTTGGTATCTCAGATTCAGACTGGAACAGATTTGTAGAACTCACAAAAGAAACCCTCAACAAGTTTAAAGTGCCTCCAAAGGAACAGCAGGAATTTTTACAGGCGGTAGCACCGTTAAAAGGCGTTATAGTAGAGAAAAAGTAA
- a CDS encoding group I truncated hemoglobin — MRRYALGTFALLASTGFMLSSCGGSSTAQTPFERLGGEQGIRKVVSDAVPCLATDPNIGIFFRGLSADSLERIQVCLTKQLCAAAGGPCTFPTTITYTSPVDGQQRTFTCRPMRAAHQGMVGPDGKGIANDDVDSFKACVQKSMQQNGVPADLQQAVLNILESQRNDVVDDRNK, encoded by the coding sequence ATGAGAAGGTATGCATTAGGTACATTTGCTCTATTAGCTTCTACAGGTTTTATGCTTTCTTCTTGTGGGGGAAGCAGTACTGCTCAAACACCCTTTGAGAGGCTCGGTGGTGAGCAGGGTATTAGGAAAGTAGTAAGTGATGCGGTACCCTGTCTCGCAACAGACCCAAACATAGGTATATTCTTCAGAGGATTATCCGCGGACTCTCTTGAACGTATACAGGTATGCCTAACAAAACAGTTGTGCGCTGCCGCTGGTGGTCCATGTACTTTTCCAACTACTATAACTTACACAAGTCCCGTTGATGGACAGCAGAGAACCTTTACATGTAGACCTATGAGAGCAGCGCATCAAGGTATGGTAGGACCTGATGGTAAAGGTATAGCCAACGATGATGTAGATAGTTTTAAGGCGTGCGTTCAAAAATCTATGCAACAAAACGGTGTTCCTGCTGACTTACAGCAAGCGGTTCTTAACATATTGGAGAGCCAAAGGAATGATGTAGTTGATGATAGGAATAAATAA